The following DNA comes from Microbacterium terregens.
GGTCGATGAACGTCGCGCCCTCGAGCGGGGTCGCGCCGGTGAGGTTGATGTGGTCGCTGATCAGCACGGGCGTGCCGGGCTTCCAGGTGGGCCGGATGCCACCCGCGCCGTTGGTGAGCACCATGGTCCGCGCGCCGGTGGCGGCCGCCGTGCGGACGCTGTGGACGACCCGCCGTGGGTTGCGGCCCTCGTAGAAATGCGTGCGGGCTCCGATGATCAGCACGCGCCGGCCGCGGGGCGTCAGCACGCTGCGCAGCGTGCCGACGTGGCCCTCCAGGGCGGGGCTGCTGAACCCGGTGATCTGCGTGCAGGGCAGGGTCGCGACCGTCTCGCCGATCAGCTCGGCCGCCTGCCCCCACCCGCTGCCGAGAGTGAGGGCGATGTCGTGGCGGGCGACGCCGGTGAGACGGGCGATCTCGTCCGCGGCCTCCGCCGCGATCTCGAAGGGGTCGGCCGACGGGTCATCGAGCGGGTTGGCGAAGGTCTGGGGCATGCACCCACTCTAGGAAGGCGCGGCCCCCGGAGCCAGACCGCACCCCCGGGACACCCTCAACCGGATGCCTGAGCCCTCCGTTGCCGGAGGTCGTGTTCGGCCTGGGAAGATGGGTACATGTCTTTGAGCTTCGAGCGCACCCAGAGTGTCGCGATCATCGGTGGCGGCCCCGGCGGATACGAGGCCGCGCTCGGCGCGGCCCAGCTCGGCGCGGAAGTGACCGTGATCGAGCGTGCCGGCATCGGCGGCTCGGCCGTGATCACCGACGTCGTGCCGTCCAAGACGCTGATCGCGACCGCCGATGCGGCGGTGGCGATCTCGCAGGCGGGTGATCTCGGCGTGCAGCTGTTCGCCCGGGGCGGCGAGGGGAAGCCGCTCAAGCCGGAGATCGCCATCAACCTGGTCGCGGTCAACAAACGACTGCTGTCGCTGGCGCGCCAGCAGTCCGACGACATGCGGGCATCCCTGGTGGAGGCCGGGGTCCGGCTGATCTCGGGATTCGGCCGCCTCGACAGCGACAACGCCGTCGTCGTCTCGACCGGGCCGAACGGCACGGACTTCGACCGCGTCGAGGCGGACACCCTGATCGTCTCGGTCGGCGCGTCACCGCGGGAGCTTCCGAGCGCGAAACCCGACGGGCAGCGCATCCTGACCTGGACGCAGCTGTACGACATGACCTCCCTTCCCGAGCACCTGATCGTCGTCGGCTCGGGCGTCACCGGGGCGGAGTTCGCGTCGGCGTACATGAACCTCGGATCGAAGGTCACGCTCATCTCCAGCCGTGACCAGGTTCTTCCGGGCGAGGATCGGGACGCCGCGACGGTGCTCGAGAAGGTGTTCAAACGCGGTGGCATGACCGTGCTGTCCAAGTCCCGCGCCGACACCGTCGTCCGAGATGGCGACGGCGTGCTCGTCACACTCTCGGACGGGCGAACCGTCGAGGGCAGTCACTGCCTGATGGCCGTCGGGTCGATCCCCAACACCGCGGGCATCGGGCTGGAGGCCGCCGGCGTGCAGATGACCGAGTCGGGTCACATCCAGGTCAACCGCGTCGCGCGCACCTCGGTGCCGAACATCTACGCCGCGGGCGACTGCACGACGTTCGTGCCGCTCGCCTCGGTGGCGTCGATGCAGGGCCGTACCGCGGTCTTCCACGCGCTGGGCGACGTCGTGATCCCGCTGGAGCGTCGTCGGATCACCTCGAACATCTTCACCGCCCCCGAGATCGCGACGATCGGCTGGTCCGAGCAGGACATCGTCGACGGGCTCATCGACGGCGTCGTGCACAAGCTGCCGCTGGCGGCCAACCCGCGGGCGAAGATGATGGGCACCAAGGACGGCTTCGTCAAGCTCATCGCGCGGCAAGGCAGCGGCACCGTCATCGGCGGCGTGATCGTCGGGCCGCGGGCTTCGGATCTCATCTATCCGATCGCGATCGCCGTCGACCGCCGCCTCACCGTCGACCAGCTCTCCCGCGTCTTCGCCGCCTACCCCTCGCTGAGCGGCAGCATCACCGACGCGGCCCGTGCGATGCACATCGTGGACCGCGCGAACGAAGACGGCTGAGGCCCGCTGGTCGCGCGCCGACCCAGCCTGCGGCATCCGGTCCAGAGGTCGGGCCGCAGTTCCGCGGCCTGTGCCGGTCGGCTACGAGATCGTCAGGAGCTGGTGACCGGCGGAGACGGTCGTGCCGGCGGTGGCGTTGATCGCGCCGATCACGCCGTCCTTGTGCGCCTGGATCGGCTGCTCCATCTTCATCGCCTCGAGCACGACGACCAGGTCGCCCTGAACGACCGACTGCCCGTCCTCGACGGCCACCTTGACGATCGTCGACTGCATCGGGGCCTTGACGGCATCGCCCGACGCGCCCGCGACGACGTTCGCTGCGTGCGACCGTCGTGACGGCGGCACAGCCGCGGGCCGCCCGACCGACCCGGGCGCGCTGACGATCCGATCGGGAAGGCTGACCTCGAGCCGCTTGCCGCTGACCTCGACGACGACCGTGTGCCGGGCCTCGGTCGGCTTGGGCGCATCGAGCTCACCGTCCCACGGCGGGATGTCGTTGACGAACTCCGTCTCGATCCACCGGGTGAAGACGCCGAAGTTGCCATCCTCCGCGGTGAAGGCCGGATCGCGGACCACCTTGCGGTGGAACGGCAGCACGGTGGGTAATCCCGTGACCTCGAACTCGTCCAGCGCGCGGCGCGCGCGTTCCATCGCCTCGGCGCGGTCGCGGCCGGTGACGATGATCTTGCCGAGCAGCGAGTCGAAGGCGCCGCTGACCGAATCGCCCGCGGTGACGCCGGAATCCAGCCGGATGCCGGGACCGCCGAACGTCTTGAACATGTGGATCGGACCGGGCTGGGGAAGGAATCCGCGACCCGGGTCCTCGCCGTTGACACGGAACTCGATCGAGTGACCGACCGGCACGGGGTCGTCGTAGTCCAGCGTGCCGCCCTCGGCGATGCGGAACTGCTCGCGCACCAGATCGATGCCGGTGACCTCTTCCGAGACGGGGTGCTCGACCTGCAGGCGGGTGTTGACCTCGAGGAACGAGATGGTGCCGTCGGCGCCGATGAGGAACTCGCACGTGCCGGCGCCGATGTAGCCGACCTCGCGCATGATCGCCTTCGACGACTCGTACAGCGTGCGGTTCTGCTCGTCGGTCAGGAAAGGTGCGGGGGCCTCTTCGACGAGCTTCTGGTGACGCCGCTGCAGCGAGCAGTCGCGGGTGGAGATCACGACGACGTTGCCCGCGGCATCCGCCAGGCACTGCGTCTCGACGTGCCGGGGCTTGTCGAGGTACTTCTCGACGAAGCACTCACCGCGGCCGAAGGCGGTGATCGCCTCGCGCGTCGCGGATTCGAACATCTCGGCGATCTCGTCGTACTCGCGAGCGACCTTGAGCCCGCGGCCGCCTCCGCCGAACGCGGCCTTGATCGCGATGGGCAGCCCGAACTCCTCGGCGAACGCGAGAACCTCGGCGGCATCGCTGACCGGCCCGGGCGTGCCGGGGACGAGCGGGGCGCCCACCTTCTCGGCGACGTGCCGGGCGGTGACCTTGTCGCCGAGCGCTTCGATCGCTTCGGGCGTCGGGCCGATCCAGATCAGGCCCGCCCCGATCACGGCGCGCGCGAAGGCGGCGTTCTCGGCGAGGAAGCCGTAGCCGGGGTGGACGGCGTCGGCGCCGGAACGGCGCGCGATGGAGAGGATCTTCTCGATCGACAGATACGTCTCGGCGCTGGTCGCGCCCTGCAGAGCGTACGACTCGTCCGCGAGCCGGGCGTGCAGCGCGTCCCGGTCCTGATCGGCGTAGACCGCGACGGACGATTTTCCGGCATCTCGCGCCGCGCGGATGACGCGGACTGCGATCTCGCCGCGGTTGGCGA
Coding sequences within:
- a CDS encoding purine-nucleoside phosphorylase is translated as MPQTFANPLDDPSADPFEIAAEAADEIARLTGVARHDIALTLGSGWGQAAELIGETVATLPCTQITGFSSPALEGHVGTLRSVLTPRGRRVLIIGARTHFYEGRNPRRVVHSVRTAAATGARTMVLTNGAGGIRPTWKPGTPVLISDHINLTGATPLEGATFIDLTDLYSMRLRDLAHSIDPSLDEGVYCQFTGPQYETPAEVRMAKTIGGHIVGMSTALEAIAARQAGMEVLGFSLITNMAAGIQTTPLSHQEVMEAGRLAGPAISSLLARVIGAM
- a CDS encoding NAD(P)H-quinone dehydrogenase, yielding MSLSFERTQSVAIIGGGPGGYEAALGAAQLGAEVTVIERAGIGGSAVITDVVPSKTLIATADAAVAISQAGDLGVQLFARGGEGKPLKPEIAINLVAVNKRLLSLARQQSDDMRASLVEAGVRLISGFGRLDSDNAVVVSTGPNGTDFDRVEADTLIVSVGASPRELPSAKPDGQRILTWTQLYDMTSLPEHLIVVGSGVTGAEFASAYMNLGSKVTLISSRDQVLPGEDRDAATVLEKVFKRGGMTVLSKSRADTVVRDGDGVLVTLSDGRTVEGSHCLMAVGSIPNTAGIGLEAAGVQMTESGHIQVNRVARTSVPNIYAAGDCTTFVPLASVASMQGRTAVFHALGDVVIPLERRRITSNIFTAPEIATIGWSEQDIVDGLIDGVVHKLPLAANPRAKMMGTKDGFVKLIARQGSGTVIGGVIVGPRASDLIYPIAIAVDRRLTVDQLSRVFAAYPSLSGSITDAARAMHIVDRANEDG
- a CDS encoding biotin carboxylase N-terminal domain-containing protein, which encodes MPQIAKVLVANRGEIAVRVIRAARDAGKSSVAVYADQDRDALHARLADESYALQGATSAETYLSIEKILSIARRSGADAVHPGYGFLAENAAFARAVIGAGLIWIGPTPEAIEALGDKVTARHVAEKVGAPLVPGTPGPVSDAAEVLAFAEEFGLPIAIKAAFGGGGRGLKVAREYDEIAEMFESATREAITAFGRGECFVEKYLDKPRHVETQCLADAAGNVVVISTRDCSLQRRHQKLVEEAPAPFLTDEQNRTLYESSKAIMREVGYIGAGTCEFLIGADGTISFLEVNTRLQVEHPVSEEVTGIDLVREQFRIAEGGTLDYDDPVPVGHSIEFRVNGEDPGRGFLPQPGPIHMFKTFGGPGIRLDSGVTAGDSVSGAFDSLLGKIIVTGRDRAEAMERARRALDEFEVTGLPTVLPFHRKVVRDPAFTAEDGNFGVFTRWIETEFVNDIPPWDGELDAPKPTEARHTVVVEVSGKRLEVSLPDRIVSAPGSVGRPAAVPPSRRSHAANVVAGASGDAVKAPMQSTIVKVAVEDGQSVVQGDLVVVLEAMKMEQPIQAHKDGVIGAINATAGTTVSAGHQLLTIS